One window of Silene latifolia isolate original U9 population unplaced genomic scaffold, ASM4854445v1 scaffold_106, whole genome shotgun sequence genomic DNA carries:
- the LOC141637414 gene encoding uncharacterized protein LOC141637414, with protein sequence MKCTSARRTKPASQDLSNEGDLVWLHLRKERFPNKRKNKLMPRAEGPYKVISKVGDNAYKIELPGEYGVHATFNVGDLSPYIDDDGIKELRAIPFQEGGDDADMDPMEEVVLDIEHQSKPGPNNTFFMHENWMGLRKREVLCAVEARDPHTP encoded by the coding sequence ATGAAATGTACAAGCGCAAGGCGAACAAAACCCGCCAGCCAAGATCTTTCAAATGAAGGAGACCTCGTGTGGTTACACTTGAGGAAGGAGCGTTTTCCGAACAAACGCAAAAACAAACTCATGCCACGAGCAGAAGGTCCCTACAAGGTAATATCAAAGGTAGGCGACAACGCATACAAGATCGAGTTGCCCGGAGAGTATGGGGTACACGCCACTTTCAACGTCGGGGATCTATCTCCTTACATTGACGATGATGGAATCAAGGAATTGAGGGcaattccttttcaagaaggAGGAGATGACGCGGATATGGACCCCATGGAAGAAGTTGTGCTCGACATAGAACACCAATCAAAACCAGGCCCAAATAACACATtttttatgcatgaaaattggaTGGGTTTGCGTAAAAGAGAGGTATTATGCGCGGTTGAAGCTCGAGATCCGCACACCCCTtga
- the LOC141637413 gene encoding uncharacterized protein LOC141637413, giving the protein MNFDDPNFLKDLQKALKKLQEHDPKWQPRRERVIDEFKMSELPEFTGSTDPESYLEWERQIDRMFDFKGLDDEQSCKYAILKLRNGASLWYESLKTRRVRAGKSKITSWHVLKLKLRKRYVPATHRLTTYRKITDLAQGRLSVLEYINEFENLALMGDLVEDEDIRMARFLRGLNRNIAHVVEF; this is encoded by the coding sequence ATGAACTTCGACGATCCAAACTTtctcaaggatcttcaaaaggccttAAAGAAATTGCAAGAACACGATCCCAAATGGCAGCCAAGACGTGAACGAGTCATTGACGAGTTCAAAATgagtgaactacccgagttcacAGGAAGCACGGATCCCGAGTCTTACCTTGAATGGGAAAGACAAATAGATCGGATGTTTGATTTTAAGGGACTTGATGATGAACAGAGCTGCAAGTACGCCATTTTGAAATTAAGAAATGGGGCTTCATTATGGTATGAAAGCCTTAAGACCAGAAGAGTTCGAGCCGGAAAATCAAAGATAACATCGTGGCACGTGCTTAAACTAAAATTACGGAAGAGATATGTCCCCGCAACGCATAGGCTCACGACCTATCGTAAGATCACCGATCTTGCCCAAGGAAGGCTGAGTGTCCTAGAGTACATCAACGAATTTGAGAATCTGGCCTTAATGGGAGACTTGGTGGAAGATGAGGACATAAGGATGGCGCGATTCCTACGAGGTCTAAACCGCAACATCGCCCATGTTGTCGAGTTCTAA